A single Cannabis sativa cultivar Pink pepper isolate KNU-18-1 chromosome 7, ASM2916894v1, whole genome shotgun sequence DNA region contains:
- the LOC133039947 gene encoding putative disease resistance protein RGA1 isoform X1, with amino-acid sequence MAQGFITYSDDKSQCLEDIGYEYFKILHWRSFFQEPKVGEFGDIMTCKMHDLMHDLAIKVAGSNSVIIDQNPKISSEKCLHVSLVNFGFDTKSVQKRLRTLLLHNGKGMSFSKLKDFLSKYKRLRALSIPSLEIKELPRNLCELEHLRYLNLSENSKLKELPSSFKRLKNLQTLNLKNCDRLVRLPRKMKKLVNLRHLMIEGCDGLREMPSEFGYMSSLHTLDRFVASESSGLHELSNLINNLQGSLTIEGLSDTDTTNYSASKTTSERVICQGNHRLQFLELQRIAVENDKMSLEGLQPPSSLKELNVWDFKGVTLGGWAFKWNNLVKLNLLRCMKCQYLPKLDQLRFLKELMISGVEAEYMCSSAEDDYDKSFFFNSLVRLRIEECPNLKWWWWNKKVDWKNIRSFPRLSNLSIYHCPHLTSMPLFPSIEKVKLRGSSSMVLENIKLNNSSSLRSIKINNSQDLTSLLVEGIHKLPSLESIDIRSCPNLTVVEGKDNLPPLKSIYVYNSPNLTSIPDNFRKVKNFYIKDCPKLEQR; translated from the coding sequence ATGGCACAAGGATTTATAACATACTCTGATGACAAAAGCCAATGTCTAGAAGATATTGGTTACGAGTATTTTAAAATTCTACATTGGAGATCATTTTTCCAAGAGCCAAAAGTAGGTGAATTTGGTGATATAATGACATGTAAAATGCATGACCTTATGCATGATCTTGCAATTAAGGTGGCGGGATCAAATAGTGTCATAATCGATCAAAATCCTAAAATTTCTAGTGAAAAATGTCTCCACGTGTCATTAGTAAATTTTGGTTTTGATACTAAAAGTGTCCAAAAAAGACTTCGAACTTTACTTTTACATAATGGTAAAGGGATGAGTTTCTCGAAACTTAAGGACTTTTTGTCCAAGTATAAGCGTCTACGAGCTTTGAGTATACCTTCTTTGGAAATTAAGGAGTTGCCAAGGAATCTATGTGAATTGGAACATTTGAGATATCTAAATCTTTCAGAGAATTCTAAGTTAAAAGAGCTTCCTAGCTCTTTTAAAAGATTAAAGAATTTACAAACTCTGAATCTTAAGAATTGTGATAGGCTTGTTAGATTACCTCGGAAAATGAAGAAATTAGTCAACTTAAGGCATCTTATGATTGAAGGATGTGATGGATTGAGAGAGATGCCCTCTGAATTTGGGTATATGAGTTCCCTTCACACATTAGATAGATTTGTTGCATCTGAGTCCAGTGGGTTGCATGAATTGAGCAACCTTATTAACAACTTACAAGGAAGCTTAACAATTGAAGGACTCAGTGACACAGACACAACAAACTATTCTGCATCAAAAACAACTTCAGAGCGAGTCATTTGTCAAGGCAACCATCGTCTTCAATTTTTAGAGTTACAACGGATTGCAgtggaaaatgacaaaatgtcACTTGAAGGTTTGCAGCCACCTTCCAGCCTAAAAGAGTTGAACGTATGGGATTTCAAGGGTGTGACACTTGGAGGTTGGGCTTTTAAATGGAATAACCTTGTTAAATTGAATTTATTAAGGTGTATGAAGTGCCAATATCTCCCAAAATTAGATCAATTACGTTTTCTTAAGGAACTTATGATATCAGGAGTAGAAGCAGAGTACATGTGCTCATCTGCCGAAGATGATTATGATAAAAGCTTTTTCTTTAATTCCCTAGTGAGACTTAGAATTGAAGAATGTCCAAATCTGAAGTGGTGGTGGTGGAATAAGAAAGTGGATTGGAAAAATATTAGATCATTTCCTCGTCTTTCCAATCTATCAATATACCACTGCCCTCACCTCACTTCAATGCCCCTGTTTCCATCTATTGAAAAAGTTAAACTGCGTGGAAGTAGTTCAAtggtattagaaaatataaagctCAATAACAGTTCATCACTCAGGTCTATCAAGATCAATAACAGTCAAGATTTGACATCACTACTGGTGGAAGGGATTCATAAGCTTCCTTCCCTTGAGTCCATCGATATAAGAAGCTGCCCCAATTTGACAGTAGTGGAAGGGAAGGATAACCTTCCTCCCCTTAAGTCTATTTATGTATATAACTCCCCAAATTTGACATCAATTCCCGACAACTTTAGAAAAGTGAAGAATTTCTATATTAAGGATTGTCCAAAGCTTGAACAGAGATGA
- the LOC133039947 gene encoding putative disease resistance protein RGA3 isoform X2, with amino-acid sequence MADGVLSSIAANLIQMLVSQAFKEIRLLYGVKDEFQKLVGTIGVIKGVLLDAEEKMDVDHQVKAWLQQLGDVFIVADDLVDKFHTELLQGELMSEHRFTESVRIFFSSSNQLVFRFKMGHKIKRIRKQLQDLRENKTFQSLNVRPIETVVASGSSTRETYSYVREEEVIGREDEKREIIRMLVEMEFGEDVSFIPMVGIGGLGKTTLAQCVFNDNRVEKHFEQKMWVCVSDDFDVRLLVGKIVNSNASNSLENLQNELRSKLSETKYLLVLDDVWNENGTEWNKLETLLKCGAKGSRVLVTTRSEMVAKITKSNKVNPIKVEGLSKHMSWSLFKRMTFKNGKEPEEGSKEMKLGMEVVEKCKGVPLAIKTIGRLLQERLPEDGDKQTEYLSRFLNREFAIIDQNKNDIMPTLKLSYDHLPSHLKHCFA; translated from the coding sequence ATGGCCGATGGTGTTTTGTCCAGCATTGCTGCAAATCTTATTCAAATGCTGGTTTCTCAAGCATTTAAAGAGATTCGATTGCTTTATGGTGTGAAGGACGAGTTTCAGAAACTTGTTGGGACGATTGGAGTAATCAAAGGCGTACTTCTTGATGCAGAAGAGAAGATGGATGTTGATCATCAAGTCAAAGCTTGGCTCCAACAGCTTGGAGATGTTTTCATTGTTGCTGATGACTTGGTGGACAAGTTTCATACCGAACTTCTACAGGGTGAACTCATGTCTGAGCATAGGTTTACTGAATCAGTACGTATTTTCTTCTCCAGCTCTAATCAGCTAGTTTTTCGTTTTAAGATGGGCCATAAGATTAAACGTATAAGAAAACAACTACaagatctaagagaaaataagacttttcaaTCATTAAATGTTCGTCCAATAGAAACAGTAGTTGCTAGTGGAAGTAGTACGAGGGAGACCTACTCATATGTGAGGGAAGAGGAAGTTATCGGGAGAGAGGATGAAAAGAGAGAGATTATTCGAATGTTGGTGGAAATGGAGTTTGGGGAGGATGTGTCATTCATTCCAATGGTAGGGATTGGAGGGTTAGGGAAAACCACACTAGCTCAATGTGTTTTTAATGATAATAGAGTCGAAAAACATTTTGAACAAAAAATGTGGGTGTGTGTTTCTGATGATTTTGATGTGAGATTACTTGTGGGGAAAATTGTAAATTCTAATGCTTCTAACAGTCtagaaaatttacaaaatgAACTTAGAAGTAAGCTAAGTGAAACGAAATACCTGCTAGTGTTGGATGATGTTTGGAATGAGAATGGTACAGAATGGAATAAGTTAGAGACGTTGTTGAAGTGTGGGGCAAAGGGTAGTAGAGTCTTAGTAACCACTCGTAGTGAAATGGTCGCTAAGATAACTAAGAGTAATAAAGTCAACCCAATTAAAGTTGAGGGTTTGAGCAAACATATGTCCTGGTCCTTATTCAAAAGAATGACATTTAAGAATGGTAAAGAGCCGGAGGAGGGCTCAAAAGAAATGAAGCTAGGGATGGAGGTTGTCGAAAAATGTAAGGGAGTTCCTTTAGCCATAAAAACAATAGGAAGATTATTGCAGGAAAGGTTACCGGAGGATGGAGATAAACAAACGGAGTACTTGTCAAGGTTTTTGAATCGTGAGTTTGCAATAATagatcaaaataaaaatgatatcaTGCCCACCCTCAAGCTAAGTTATGATCATCTCCCTTCACATTTGAAGCATTGTTTTGCTTAG